CATGCAAATCTGATCCTTTAGCCACTATGTTGACTACGCTGACCCCCGACTCGACAAGGGAAAGAAGATTGGTATCTTGTTCCGGTTCAGCTCCCGGCCGGCATGTACTCCCAAATGCCACCAGTTTCGCCTGAACCAGGTTCAATTCCCTTGCCCGGGAGAAGAATTCGGCATCTTTGGGATTCGATCCCGGCCAGCCGCCTTCAACATAATGTATACCCAGTTCATCTATCTTTCTTGCGATAGATATCTTGTCCTCAACGGTTAGAGAAATGCCTTCCCGCTGAGAACCGTCTCTGAGTGTTGTATCGTATAACTCCACCATCATGTGCCTATACCAATTGGCTCCTGACAAGTTGGCCCATTTTTACTGTACCAACAACTTCACCGGATTCATTAATTATATCAGAAGTACGGTACCCCTGAGACAGTACTTTCTGCACCGCATTTTCAATTGCCATGGCTTCCTGTTCCAGGTTAAATGAGTATCTGAGCATCATCGCTAATGTCAATATAGTGGCAAGTGGATTGGCAATATCCTGTTTGGCGATAGTCGGGGCACTTCCATGAACCGGCTCATATAAGCCAAAAATGTTACGGCCAGCTTCCGGCACATCTGCCAGACTTGCTGAAGGGAGCATTCCTAATGAGCCAGCCAGAACAGAGGCTTCGTCAGTTAAAATATCCCCAAACATATTTTCGGTTACAACCACATCAAAATAACGTGGATCCTGTATCAGCTTCATAGCACAAGCATCAACAAGCAGGTGCTCAAGTGTAACATCCGGGTAATCCAGTGCAACCTCATCTGTTACCTGACGCCATAACCGCGAAGACATAAGCACATTAGCCTTATCCACACTAACCAGGTGCTTTTTTCGCTGTTGGGCGAGCTCAAAGCCAACCCTTACAAGACGCGCGATTTCCTGCTCAGAATAAACCATGGAATCGACGGCTCTTCTGCCCCTGTTTGTTTCCC
This genomic stretch from Dehalococcoidales bacterium harbors:
- a CDS encoding isocitrate/isopropylmalate family dehydrogenase; this encodes ETNRGRRAVDSMVYSEQEIARLVRVGFELAQQRKKHLVSVDKANVLMSSRLWRQVTDEVALDYPDVTLEHLLVDACAMKLIQDPRYFDVVVTENMFGDILTDEASVLAGSLGMLPSASLADVPEAGRNIFGLYEPVHGSAPTIAKQDIANPLATILTLAMMLRYSFNLEQEAMAIENAVQKVLSQGYRTSDIINESGEVVGTVKMGQLVRSQLV